GCCATCCCTTCGAAAATGGAGATAATATCGCCGGAATCATCCGTTACAGTAATAGTGTAAGTTGAAATCTTTGGATTTCTGGTTGTCTCCTTTGCTTCGGCATAAAGGGTACCTTCCAGAGCTGCCTTTGTAAATGATATATTTACATTAATGGCAACTGCAACAGTTCCATGAGAATTTGAGGCCGCCGCAAAAGTGAGGTCTGCAAGTGTAAATATGGCTCCACCCTGCACGGTTCTCACTCCATTATAGTGATTTTCCGTTATTTTCATGCTTGCCTTTGCATATCCTTCCGATACTTCCAGTAGCTCTATTCCGCACAAGGCCGCGAATTTGTCACGTTCGAAGAATTTTTTTAGATCTTCCATCTGCTTCACCATCGAAGTTTTGCTGCAATGCCAACTCCTTGAAAGGAGTGCATTATATTTGGAGCTGTGGCTTAAGTGTCCTTCCCTCGACTGTTATTATCATTTAGCGAATGACACCCCATGCAGCATATGGGCTATTATTCTCTTCTGGAGTCCCTGTATCTCAAAAATTTTTACAAAGATCTATTTATAGGAGTGCAACAGTAATTTACTATAGGGACTGCATCGGGGGAGTACATATGGGGGACGAAAATGAGACTGCTTTTCTGGAAGATGTTGTTGAACGATATCAGCAACTTTTTGAGACAATGGCTGAGGGTGTTTTCTGGCATCGCAAGGATGGTGCTCTGGTTGACGTAAATCCAGCAGCTCTCGAAATCTTTGGATTAACCTATGATGAGTTTCTCAGGAGAACTGTAAGAGATCCACTGTGGGATGTTATTGATGAAAAGGGGCGTGAACTTCGTACTGAAGATTATCCTTCTGAGATAGCATTGACAACAGGCCAGATTGTAAAAGATCGCATAATAGGCATCTACAATCCAAAAAAAGCGGATTACTCCTGGGTAGTCATAAACGCAATACCTCAGTTTAAGGAAGGTGAAACAGATCCCTATCAGGTTTTTGTGACTTTGCATGATATATCGGAGATCAGGGAATTGGAAAATGAAATCCAGGAGAAGGAAGAACATCTTCGGTTAAAACTTTCCAGTATTTTGTCTCCTGATTATGATCTTGGAGAACTTGAGCTTGAGCAAATTATTGATGTTGATGAACTTCAGACACTAATGGATGATTTTTACTCCCTCACTCACATTGGTATTGGAATTATCGATCTGAAAGGGAAAGTTCTGGTTGGCGCAGGCTGGCAGGATGTCTGCACCCATTTTTACAGGGTTCATCCGGAAACCCATGAAAAATGCATTAAAAGTGATTTGATCCTGACCCGGGATTTGAAAGAAGGTGAAATCCGGGGCTATAAATGCATGAATGATATGTGGGATATTGCCACACCTATTTTCATTGGTGGTAAACATGTGGGTAATATTTTTCTGGGACAGTTTTTCTATGACGATGAAGTTCCGGACTATAGTCTGTTTTCAAGACAGGCAGAACAATATGGTTTCAACAAAAGCAATTTCTTTGAAGCCCTTTCAAGGGTTCCGCGCCGGAGCAGGAAACAAGTCGCTTCCACAATGCATTTTTACATTCATCTCGCAAAATTGTTCTCAAATCTCAGTTATAGCAACCTAAAACTTGCCCGGGAACTTATCGAAAGGAAAAAGCTGGAAAAAGAACTACGTGAAAGCAAAGAATTGTACCAGACTCTTGTGGATGAATCTCCTGTGGGAATTCTAACTATTCGTGATGACAAGATTCTCTTTGCAAATCCGGAAGCATTCAAGGCTTTTGGCATTTCTTCCCGGGACGAAATTGTGGGCATAAATCCCCTGGATCTATTCGAGCCTGAATATCACGATCTGATAGTAGAACGTATGGAAAATGCTTTCAGTGGGAAGAAAAACGATCCACTTTCAATACAGGTTAAAAAGAAGGATGGCTCAAAAATTTATGTTGAGTATGTATCTGTTCCGGTTTTTATGGACGGAAAACCCACTATTCTTGTTGAAGGCAAAGATGTAACCGCCCGCGTCAAGGCAGAATCAGCTCTCAAAGAAAGTGAAGAGTTTCATCGTGTCCTTCTTGATGAGGTTCCTGCGGGCATTTATGCCATTAGTGATACAAAGTTTATTTTTACAAACCCTGAATTCTGCAGAATGGTGGGCTATTCTCCGGAAGAATTTGAGAAAATGTCTCCTTTTGAGCTGGTTTTCCCTGAGGACGTAGATTTAATTAAGGAAAGAATGAAGAACATCGCAATGGGTAAAAAGAATAAACACATTAACGTACGGTTCCGCAAAAAGGATGGTTCCCCAATATTTTTGGAAGCCGTCTCTGCTCCTGTTATTCTGGATGGAAAACGTGCTGCTCTTATTACATGCAAGGATGTAACTGCTCTTAAAAATGCACAAAAAGAACTGATTGAAAGCGAGATTAAGATTTGCTCCTTTGTGGAACGTACTTCTGATTTTGTTGCTCTCTATGACAGCGAATGCAGGTATATTTTTGCGAATCCTGCCTTGCTAAATACAATGGGTTTCAAAGAAAGTGAAGTTATAGGTAAAACGTGCGATGAGGTTGGCATTGAAATTGAGCAAAGAGCTCCCTGGAATGAAGCTATAAAAGGTGTGTTTAAAACAGGTGAGATATTCCATGGCCAGTTTGACTGGAAATGTGTGGGTGGGTCACTATTTTTGGACTGGAAGTTTATACCCGAGTATTCTGAAAATGGGAAGATTATCTCGGTTCTTGGGGTTGCTCGTGATATTACAGGAATCAGGAAAGATGCACTTGAAAGCGATTGATTTCCCTTCTTCGAAATAAGTGCGATTTTTATCTCAAAAATATTTATGCGGACCCGGTGGGAGTTGAACCCACGACCCCCGGGTTAGAAGCCCGGTGCTATATCCTGGCTAAGCCACGGGCCCGCGATGCTTTTATTTAAAACGGGGGTGAAGTAGGACATTGCATTTTATGCATAAAAGCCTTTTGTTGAATAACTAATAACCCATTTATATTATAATCACATCTTTTTTGCATCAACTTATTAATTTAATTAAAACGAGGATTTGATATGACAGAGCCACTTATCTACAGCAACGGTAAATTTGTGCCAAAATCCGAGGCAACCACCTCAATATTTGATCATGGTTTCCTGTATGGAGACGGAGTTTTTGAAGGGATAAGGGCGTATAACGGAAGGGTGTTCAAGCTGGAAGAGCATCTTGACAGGTTATATGATTCTGCAAAAGCAATTGCAATGGATATTCCTATGTCAAAGGAAGAAATGACAGAGGCAGTCCTTGAAACTCTCAGGAAAAATAACCTGAAGGATGCATACATCAGGCTTATCGTTTCACGTGGAGTAGGCGATCTTGGTCTTGATCCACGCAAATGCCCAACACGCAATGTTTTCATCATTGGCCAGGAATGGGGTGCAATGTATGGTGACCTCTATGAGAAAGGTTTGAAAGCAGTTACTGTTGCGGTTCGTCGCAATGCTCCAGATGCCCTTTCTCCAAACATCAAGTCATTGAATTACCTCAACAACATCCTCGCAAAAATCGAGGCAAATGACAAAGGTGGAGACGAGGCAATCTTCCTTGACAACAGTGGACACATTGCTGAAGGTTCAGGTGACAACATCTTTGTTATCAAGAATGGCAAGGTATACACGCCTCCTACAATTTCCAATCTCAAGGGTATCACCCGTGCCACAGCTATTGAGCTTCTCCACGAGAGGAATTACGAAGTATTCGAGCAGAACATTGGTATGTTTGATCTCTATACCGCTGACGAGATCTTTGTCACCGGCACTGCTGCCGAATCCGCTCCAATCACAAATGTAGATGGCAGGATAATTGGTGACGGACAGGTTGGTCCGGTAACCAAAGAAATGATAAAAGCATTTGAAGAAATTACCACCACAACCGGTACCCCGATCTACTGATATTCTTGCGCATTTGCAGGTGCAGGATGAGGGCCAGGATGAGAAAGATACTAAGGGACTTGACACCGTTTGGCAGGGCCAGGCAAATAATGCTTGGCCTGTCTCCCGGCTTTGTTGTGGAGGCTTTGCCAATTATTGACATTGCTGGACTCGTGCTGGCAGAAGATATTATTTCAGATATCAATGTCCCTCCGTTTTCCAAATCCCTCAAAGATGGCTATGCAGTCCATGCCTCCGACACAAAAGATGCTTCTTCTAATCCTGTTAGTCTTGTTTTGAAAGATTACATTCCCGCAGGAAGAGGCGACAGTCTTTCTGTTAATTCCGGGGAAACATATGAGATATCCACCGGAGCACCCCTGCCTGATGGTGCCGATGCCGTTGTCATGGTTGAGGATACCGAATTGAAGGATGGGAATGTCGTTGTAAAAAAAGCTGTTAACAGAGAGCAAAATGTGCTTCTTGCCGGTGCTGACATTTCTTCCGGGAAGTGTGTTTTGAATGCAGGCGAGCGCTTATCTCCTGCAAAAATAGGTGTACTCGCTGCTATTGGCAAATCATCGGCTCCGATCAGGATTCTCAGGGTGGGCATCATCGCAACAGGTGATGAGCTTACTGATCCCGGAACTTCTCTTGCAGAGGGAAGCATCTACAACACCAATACCTATACGCTTTCTGCAGCTGTAAGGCGTCTGGGTGCGACTCCAGTCTCCTATGGAATCGTGAAGGACAATCGCAGGGTTGCCGAAGATGTTTTTCTTCAGGCACTGGATGAGTGTGATATCGTTCTGACTACAGGCAGCACTTCCGCCGGGCAGGATGATTTCATGTATGATGTTATCGGACAATACGGACGAATTCTGGTTCACGGAGTCAACTTCAAACCCGGGAAACCGGTGATTATTGCGGAAGCAGATGATATTCCTGTTATGGGTTTGCCGGGGAATCCCACATCTGCGCTTATGATTTTTAATGAACTGGTTGCAGAGTTGATTTGCAGTGGACTTGGTATCACTGTTCCTTTCCGAAAGAAGGTTAAAGGTGAATTAATGGCTGATATTTATTCTGATACCAGGCTCGATTTGTACACTGTGAGGTTGGAAGGGGGTAGTGTATACCCTGCTGACAAAACTTCCGCTGCCATTACAACTCTTGCAGATGCGGATGGTTTCATATCCATCGATCCTGAAGTTACATTTCTTCCGGCAGGTTCAAAGGTTGAAGTAACTCTTTTTGATGATTTCTGATACTGGCTTTTGAATTGTTTTCTTGCATGCAATTCGGCACTCTTTTATACTAGAATCCGTATCATTAGCGTTATGTACAGTGGTACATATCACTAATGAGTTTGATTGGAGGTTATTTGTTTGTACAAACCTGTAGGTGGACTAATTCTGGCCTTTCTTCTGCTTGCTGTTGTAATGTATACGGTTTATGATCCGCAGGAAGAGGATAGCAAAACAAAACTTACAGTTTCTGCAGCTGCCAGTTTGACTGAAAGTTTCCTTCAGATTGAAGAAGAATTTGAAGAAGCACATCCAGATATTGATGTTGTCCTGAATCTGGCAGGTTCGGGCACACTGAGGATGCAGATTGAAGGTGGTGCCCCGATAG
The DNA window shown above is from Methanohalophilus levihalophilus and carries:
- the ilvE gene encoding branched-chain-amino-acid transaminase, with amino-acid sequence MTEPLIYSNGKFVPKSEATTSIFDHGFLYGDGVFEGIRAYNGRVFKLEEHLDRLYDSAKAIAMDIPMSKEEMTEAVLETLRKNNLKDAYIRLIVSRGVGDLGLDPRKCPTRNVFIIGQEWGAMYGDLYEKGLKAVTVAVRRNAPDALSPNIKSLNYLNNILAKIEANDKGGDEAIFLDNSGHIAEGSGDNIFVIKNGKVYTPPTISNLKGITRATAIELLHERNYEVFEQNIGMFDLYTADEIFVTGTAAESAPITNVDGRIIGDGQVGPVTKEMIKAFEEITTTTGTPIY
- a CDS encoding molybdenum cofactor synthesis domain-containing protein; the protein is MRKILRDLTPFGRARQIMLGLSPGFVVEALPIIDIAGLVLAEDIISDINVPPFSKSLKDGYAVHASDTKDASSNPVSLVLKDYIPAGRGDSLSVNSGETYEISTGAPLPDGADAVVMVEDTELKDGNVVVKKAVNREQNVLLAGADISSGKCVLNAGERLSPAKIGVLAAIGKSSAPIRILRVGIIATGDELTDPGTSLAEGSIYNTNTYTLSAAVRRLGATPVSYGIVKDNRRVAEDVFLQALDECDIVLTTGSTSAGQDDFMYDVIGQYGRILVHGVNFKPGKPVIIAEADDIPVMGLPGNPTSALMIFNELVAELICSGLGITVPFRKKVKGELMADIYSDTRLDLYTVRLEGGSVYPADKTSAAITTLADADGFISIDPEVTFLPAGSKVEVTLFDDF
- a CDS encoding PAS domain S-box protein, which gives rise to MGDENETAFLEDVVERYQQLFETMAEGVFWHRKDGALVDVNPAALEIFGLTYDEFLRRTVRDPLWDVIDEKGRELRTEDYPSEIALTTGQIVKDRIIGIYNPKKADYSWVVINAIPQFKEGETDPYQVFVTLHDISEIRELENEIQEKEEHLRLKLSSILSPDYDLGELELEQIIDVDELQTLMDDFYSLTHIGIGIIDLKGKVLVGAGWQDVCTHFYRVHPETHEKCIKSDLILTRDLKEGEIRGYKCMNDMWDIATPIFIGGKHVGNIFLGQFFYDDEVPDYSLFSRQAEQYGFNKSNFFEALSRVPRRSRKQVASTMHFYIHLAKLFSNLSYSNLKLARELIERKKLEKELRESKELYQTLVDESPVGILTIRDDKILFANPEAFKAFGISSRDEIVGINPLDLFEPEYHDLIVERMENAFSGKKNDPLSIQVKKKDGSKIYVEYVSVPVFMDGKPTILVEGKDVTARVKAESALKESEEFHRVLLDEVPAGIYAISDTKFIFTNPEFCRMVGYSPEEFEKMSPFELVFPEDVDLIKERMKNIAMGKKNKHINVRFRKKDGSPIFLEAVSAPVILDGKRAALITCKDVTALKNAQKELIESEIKICSFVERTSDFVALYDSECRYIFANPALLNTMGFKESEVIGKTCDEVGIEIEQRAPWNEAIKGVFKTGEIFHGQFDWKCVGGSLFLDWKFIPEYSENGKIISVLGVARDITGIRKDALESD
- a CDS encoding PaaI family thioesterase, coding for MEDLKKFFERDKFAALCGIELLEVSEGYAKASMKITENHYNGVRTVQGGAIFTLADLTFAAASNSHGTVAVAINVNISFTKAALEGTLYAEAKETTRNPKISTYTITVTDDSGDIISIFEGMAYRKKQKLEEFAD